A genomic segment from Nitrospira sp. MA-1 encodes:
- a CDS encoding cation transporter, which translates to MEDLTLTIQGMSCGHCVQGITNILSNLKGVKVDQVKIGEATLGFYPQTITPEEIIYAIEEEGYKARLNVEAV; encoded by the coding sequence ATGGAAGATCTCACACTCACGATTCAAGGCATGAGCTGCGGTCATTGCGTTCAAGGCATCACCAACATCCTATCCAATTTGAAGGGTGTGAAGGTGGATCAGGTGAAAATTGGTGAGGCCACCCTTGGCTTTTATCCTCAAACCATCACACCAGAAGAAATTATTTACGCGATCGAGGAGGAAGGCTATAAAGCCCGGCTCAATGTGGAGGCCGTATGA
- a CDS encoding heavy metal translocating P-type ATPase, whose protein sequence is MNTVIAKTERTRSHPPRRKRDEPPDMAPTRKVSLSVGGMTCAACQIRVQRALDKEPGVLQASVNLMLKSAEVTYDPGTTSADSVRQAITQTGYKAEINSPDHMDQDEQAQQEQTQAQEFRSFRNKAIVSGILGVVAMVLSMPLMSSGPTHAHDGVTDPFMQWIMGWMTPFLRSFAPGLYSVDTAWLSVTLLAMTIFVMTWAGRHFYTRAWAAFRHHSADMNTLVAVGTGAAFLFSLLATLAPEIFLSRGMAPELYYEAVIMIIALILTGNALESRAKRQTSAALRKLMTLQPRTARIIRDGRERQIPVEEMRTGDTVLVRPGERIPVDGTLLAGTSSVDESMLTGESMPVDKKPGDRLIGGTMNTTGAFQYHATTLGTDSVLSRIVQLMREAQGSRAPIQKLADRVSGIFVPVVLSLAIATFMVWFVMADTAPAIRALVAAVSVLIIACPCAMGLAVPTAVMVATGKGAELGVLIKGGEALQRASQVTTIVMDKTGTLTEGQPAVTEILSAPGTTHSSQEILRLVASVESSSEHPLGQAIVRHAAIRKNSLLPVHAFQAMTGRGAVGMVEGRKVAVGNLALMSELDIQTTAIQQDVERFAREGKTPVYVAIDGIVAALVAIADPLKASSREVVDRLHRLGYQVTMLTGDHQRTAEAVARMAGIARVVAGVLPEGKVAEITRLQSAGEVVAMVGDGMNDAPALAQADIGIAMGAGSDIAIEASDVALMRNDLRAVGSAIELARQTMKTMKQNLFWAFIYNVVGIPIAAGILYPIWGIMLSPILASAAMALSSVSVVTNSLRLRMWSPEN, encoded by the coding sequence ATGAACACCGTCATCGCAAAAACAGAGAGAACACGATCGCATCCTCCCAGGAGGAAACGAGACGAACCGCCTGACATGGCCCCAACCCGGAAAGTGAGTCTCTCGGTCGGCGGGATGACCTGCGCCGCCTGCCAAATCCGCGTGCAACGCGCGCTGGACAAGGAACCCGGCGTCCTTCAGGCCTCAGTCAATCTCATGTTGAAATCGGCCGAGGTAACTTACGATCCCGGCACCACGAGCGCGGATTCGGTCAGACAGGCCATTACCCAGACCGGGTATAAAGCGGAGATCAATTCCCCCGACCACATGGACCAGGATGAGCAGGCCCAACAGGAACAGACTCAAGCTCAGGAATTTCGATCATTTCGCAACAAGGCGATTGTCAGCGGGATACTCGGGGTGGTCGCCATGGTGCTCTCCATGCCGCTCATGAGTTCCGGACCCACACACGCGCACGATGGGGTGACCGATCCGTTCATGCAATGGATTATGGGATGGATGACACCCTTCCTTAGATCATTCGCCCCCGGGCTCTATTCAGTGGATACGGCTTGGCTCTCGGTAACCCTGCTCGCCATGACCATCTTCGTCATGACCTGGGCAGGCAGGCATTTTTATACGCGGGCCTGGGCGGCCTTCCGCCACCATTCGGCCGACATGAATACCCTGGTGGCGGTTGGCACCGGGGCAGCCTTTCTCTTCTCCCTTCTGGCCACCCTCGCGCCGGAGATCTTTCTCAGCCGGGGCATGGCGCCGGAACTCTATTATGAGGCCGTCATCATGATCATTGCGTTGATCCTGACGGGAAATGCCCTTGAATCAAGAGCCAAGCGCCAAACATCAGCGGCCTTGCGAAAACTCATGACGCTTCAACCCCGAACCGCCCGGATCATCCGGGACGGCCGGGAACGGCAGATTCCGGTGGAAGAAATGCGAACCGGAGACACGGTGCTGGTCCGCCCAGGGGAACGCATCCCCGTGGATGGCACTTTGCTCGCCGGAACCAGCTCAGTCGACGAATCGATGCTGACGGGAGAATCCATGCCCGTCGACAAAAAACCCGGCGATCGCCTGATCGGGGGAACCATGAATACCACCGGCGCGTTTCAATATCACGCCACGACTTTGGGCACAGACAGTGTCCTCTCTCGCATTGTGCAACTCATGCGCGAGGCCCAGGGGTCCCGCGCACCAATTCAAAAACTGGCCGACCGTGTCAGCGGAATCTTTGTCCCCGTGGTCCTGTCGTTGGCGATTGCCACATTTATGGTGTGGTTTGTCATGGCGGATACTGCCCCTGCGATACGCGCCCTGGTCGCCGCCGTGTCGGTGCTGATCATCGCCTGCCCCTGTGCAATGGGATTGGCGGTGCCCACAGCCGTCATGGTGGCCACCGGAAAAGGAGCCGAACTGGGCGTACTCATTAAAGGTGGAGAAGCGCTCCAACGGGCCAGCCAGGTCACGACCATCGTCATGGACAAAACCGGTACGCTCACCGAAGGACAACCGGCCGTCACCGAAATTCTCTCCGCCCCCGGCACCACACATTCCTCCCAAGAAATCCTTCGTCTGGTCGCCTCAGTGGAAAGTTCGTCGGAACATCCGCTTGGCCAAGCCATCGTGCGGCATGCCGCAATCAGGAAAAACTCCTTACTCCCGGTGCACGCGTTTCAAGCGATGACCGGGCGAGGCGCCGTAGGTATGGTTGAGGGACGAAAGGTCGCAGTAGGGAATCTCGCACTCATGTCTGAGTTGGACATTCAGACCACCGCCATCCAACAGGATGTCGAGCGATTCGCCAGAGAAGGAAAAACCCCCGTGTATGTGGCCATCGACGGAATCGTGGCGGCCTTAGTGGCCATCGCGGACCCACTGAAAGCCTCTTCTCGCGAGGTGGTTGACCGCCTGCACCGGCTGGGGTATCAGGTCACGATGCTCACTGGCGATCACCAACGAACGGCAGAAGCGGTGGCACGAATGGCCGGAATCGCACGGGTGGTGGCGGGTGTCTTACCGGAAGGAAAGGTGGCGGAAATTACGCGGCTCCAATCGGCAGGAGAAGTCGTCGCCATGGTCGGTGACGGAATGAACGACGCACCCGCCCTCGCCCAAGCGGATATCGGCATCGCCATGGGAGCGGGATCCGATATCGCCATTGAGGCCAGCGATGTCGCGCTCATGCGCAATGATCTGCGAGCAGTCGGGTCTGCCATCGAGTTGGCCCGGCAGACCATGAAGACCATGAAGCAAAATTTATTCTGGGCTTTTATCTATAATGTGGTAGGCATTCCGATTGCGGCCGGTATCCTCTATCCCATCTGGGGCATTATGCTCAGCCCTATCCTGGCCAGTGCGGCCATGGCCCTAAGCTCAGTCAGTGTCGTCACCAACAGCCTCCGGCTCCGCATGTGGTCGCCGGAGAACTGA
- a CDS encoding ligase-associated DNA damage response exonuclease: MTSFTPETALIKMTPYGLYCPQGRFYIDPVRGPIERAVITHGHADHARNVAETYFTTFGSSPILQKRLSNDISLHTVSYGEPFTLGETTVSLHPAGHILGSAQVRVEHQGEVWVVTGDFKRDHDPTCQPFEVVPCDTLISEATFALPIYRWPPAGQVARDILAWWDENIELHQVSVLFCYALGKAQRVLAELKKLTDRRVFLHGAILPIVDIYREAGIPMVPAEKIDLQNKRDYAGEMILAPPGALGSPWMRRFKGAQTGFCSGWMRVRGNRRRRGYDRGFVLSDHADWPSLLQTFEDSRASRIQLHHGYSDILVRYLGEQGVDAISLGSPFADLESG, translated from the coding sequence ATGACTTCTTTCACACCTGAAACCGCATTGATCAAAATGACCCCCTACGGCCTGTACTGTCCCCAGGGGAGGTTTTACATCGATCCGGTCCGAGGACCGATCGAGCGGGCCGTCATCACCCATGGACATGCCGATCATGCCAGAAATGTCGCCGAGACCTACTTCACCACCTTTGGATCGTCACCGATTTTGCAGAAACGTTTGTCCAACGACATTTCTTTGCATACGGTTTCCTATGGGGAACCATTTACTCTTGGGGAAACCACAGTCAGTTTGCACCCGGCCGGCCATATTTTGGGTTCGGCTCAGGTCCGCGTGGAGCATCAAGGAGAGGTGTGGGTGGTGACCGGGGATTTCAAACGGGACCACGATCCGACCTGTCAGCCGTTTGAGGTCGTTCCCTGCGATACGTTGATCAGCGAAGCCACGTTTGCCCTTCCGATTTATCGTTGGCCCCCCGCCGGGCAGGTGGCCCGGGACATCCTGGCGTGGTGGGACGAAAACATCGAACTCCACCAGGTCTCGGTTTTGTTCTGTTACGCATTGGGGAAGGCACAGCGCGTGTTGGCTGAGCTCAAAAAACTCACCGACCGCAGAGTGTTTCTGCATGGTGCCATCTTACCCATCGTGGATATCTATCGAGAAGCGGGCATTCCCATGGTGCCGGCGGAGAAAATCGACCTCCAAAACAAACGGGACTATGCCGGTGAAATGATTCTGGCTCCTCCCGGCGCGCTGGGATCGCCATGGATGCGACGGTTTAAAGGCGCTCAGACCGGCTTTTGTTCAGGCTGGATGCGGGTACGCGGCAATCGCCGTCGCCGCGGGTATGATCGGGGCTTTGTCCTGTCCGATCACGCAGACTGGCCATCGCTGCTGCAAACGTTTGAGGACAGCCGAGCGAGCCGTATCCAACTGCATCATGGGTATTCCGATATTTTGGTCCGATACCTCGGAGAGCAGGGCGTGGATGCGATCAGCCTGGGATCACCTTTTGCGGACCTGGAGTCGGGATGA